A stretch of DNA from Candidatus Bathyarchaeia archaeon:
AAATAAGTGCCCAATCAAACGTCTTCGAGTTTACAGGAAACCGCAAACAAAAATTCCAACAAGCCTACAACATCCTTGAAATGCCAAGACGCCCAACAATGCTAGACAAACTAAAAGCCCAACTATTGGCTTTATGGCTAAACCACGTGGCAGGATGGACAGAAGGCTACACACTCAACGGCATGACAGCCCAACAAATAATCAACGGCTCAGAAAACGCCATAAACAACAACCTAGTAGGCGAATACGAATACTGGAAAAACCTCTGCGACCAATTCAACAACCTAGGCGAAACCTAAACACCCTGCGACAACCCCTTTAGAAATTTCACTCCGAGTTTTTGAACATCCTCATTCTTCAAGAGTGCGATATCTCTTAAACCCATCGTCTTCTCCAATGCAAATATGAATTCATGTCCCAGGAAATATCCAGTCTGCTTCTTCCCCCTTATACTGAACCATGAACCGAAAAACTCTTTAGCCTGCACGCGCCCCTCAACCCTCCTTAAAAACTCCTTCGCAAGCCAGCTTTTATGCCTCCTACACCATGAAAGCCACCCTCGGTTTTGCGCCATATGCCACGTCGCCTTCCCAAGAATTATGTGCTCGCACCTTTGAGCAAAGCCCTCCACATAAAGCTGCAGCAAAGGATCTTCTTCAGCTTCCTCAAAAATCCGCCGATCCCTTCGCCAACACATATGGGCAAGATGCCCAATTTCATGAGCCACTAAACCTTCAAGCTTCCGCTTTGTATGCCACCCTTCCTCAGCAATATTTTCCAAACCCAAAAGAACGGCAGGTTTTCCCCCGTAAAAGTCTGCCCAACCGGCACCACACCCAACACCAACATACACAACAAAAGTCACATCAAAGTCAACTTTAAGGTTCTCAACAGCCCTCAAGTAAACATTCTCACACACACTGAGAATGTTGTCTCTCGCCCTCCGCATAAGCTGAAAACGGCTCGGAAAAGCTGCAAAAATTTTCTTAGCCGCATCTCTCCAGTCAAGAGCCTCCCGCTCATAACTCTCAATCTGCTTCCCCAACAATTCCGGATAACTTCTCATGTAAACCTCCTGCCACAACAATATCTGCTCATCCACAGTTTTAAAACGTGCCACGCGCCAGCATCTAGAGAAATCCAACCACGTATCTAAAATTTCAGCCCTTCCCATTTTCCAATCCACTAAACCACCATGACCATTCTAAGCTTCAAAATAAAAGCCTTATCAACAACATTCCGAAAACATCAAAAGTCCATGATTTCCACGTTAAAGAAGCCTCCAATACTCGGAATCAATGGAAAATTATTTATCCATCATCATAAGAAAACCATGGATATTGAGAACGTTTGGAGGAAAATAAATGGCTAAATGTCCAAAATGCGGAACAGTCGTGAACACCCCAAAGAAGAAGTGGACAATGGCCGGACGCCCAGACAAATCCGGTAAAAGAATGCAACTAGAAATAGGACTTTTCGACTGTCCAAAATGCAAGAAGCCCTTCCGAGAAGTCCTAAGCAAGAAGAAGGTTTAAACACCCTCCTAAAATCGAGGCTAAAACCGGCGACCCACATGCCGAAGGCTAAACAGAACATATGTCCCGAATGCGGAACAGAAGTTAAAGACCCATATAAAACATGGGAACTTATCGCCCCCTTCCCTGACAAAAAAATGAGGATAACCCTAACCATCTTCGGCATGTACGAATGCCCAAAATGCGGCAAAAAATTTAAGGGAATAGTAAGCAAGGCCAAATTAGGCGCCGAAGGAATAGAAATATAAACTCTTCAAAACATTCCACACCCCCATTTTTATTTCCAAAATTTTAAGCGTTAAGTTTTAAAACATGAAAAGCCTATTCAACAAGGCAAACCAAACTATCAAAGAAGGCAAAAAATTGGCAACACAAACACTCAAAAAACTTTGGAAAAACGAATACTTCCAAACAGCAATAACCATCATCCTAATTCTCATAATAGTATTCGGCTTCTATTACGGTGCACAAGCAGCCCTAGGCACGGAGTACCCCGCACTTGCAGTGGCATCAGGAAGCATGCTCCCAACCCTAAACATAGGAGACCTAATAATAGTACAAAAAATAGACCCGGCCAAAATAAAAGCTGACCCCGAAGGGCTAACAGGAGACATCCTCGTCTACAAACGCGGAGACGAACTCATCGTCCACAGAGCAGTCAACATAAGACCCGCCGAAAACGGCATTTACCTAATCACAACCAGAGGAGACAACACCTTCACAAATGATCCAGAGTGGTCATCAACACAACTCGTTGGCAAAGTTATAGCAAGAATCCCAGCCATCGGCAACCTACCCCTATTCCTCCACTCCGAAAGAAACATGTACATCCTATTCCTAGCACTTATAATAATCCTAATAATACTAATGTTACCTTTCGGCTCTCAAGAAGGGAAAGAAGCCCAAAAAGAAAGGCAGCCAACAGAGAGAAAGCTGTTCTCAAAAATAAGTCTCAACCTACTCTTTTACACAATCATAAACATAATCCTATTAGGGCTTATAATTTTCAGCTTATGGGGCTCCCTAACTTTTTGGCAGCCAGGAGCAGGAAACAGAGGAGACTGGGTAACCATCTATGGAATGTTCTCCGACAAGCATTTCCATGAACAATTCAGCAATAAAGTTTACCTATACCAAGGCTTCCTAACATACCAAATAAACTATATAGTGGACAATGGGACACGCCAAGGGATTCCAACATTTTCATGGTTCCAATTTCTCCTTGCGACGTTGGCCGTTTACAATGCTTGGAAACTTTACAACGTTCTTAAAACGTACAAAGCAAGGAAGCCAACAACGAGGGAAGCAAATGTTTAAAGAAGCCTCGAAGGCACAGAATAAGTGTGTTGAATGCGGCGCAGACTTAAAACTGTACGAAATAGACTACGAAAGGAATAGGCGCATTTTGCAGTGCCCCCAGTGCGGCTTATTCCACTTTTATAAGAAGGATTTTTGGGGAAGATGGAAGCTTGTGAAGGCTGGACGAGTTTCAGATCTGTGGCGAAACCATAAGCGCTAGTTCCGTCACAGCTAAACCGTGTGCCTCCCTAACATAGAATGCGCCAAACAGATGTCACGTAAATCGGTTCTCTTCTCTGATGTACGGGAAGTTTGCCTTCCCCCAGTCTATTTAAGACTGGAGTAATTACATCAATATTTAAGATGGACACTTCTTTTAGCCTATCCTTATTGCACGCTATGATAAAAGCCAGAGTTGCGTATGCCACCCCGCCCACTATGTCAATTACATAGTGCTCTCCAAGGTAGACGGCGCTGAACCAAACCATGAATGGGAAGATCAAAATGGGTAAAGCCTTTTTCCTCCAGGCTTTAATGGCGAAAAGTGCAATTATCCATGGGAAAGCCGAATGGAGGCTTGGGAAAGCCGCAAACGGGTTTACTCCTATATAGTCGTAGATTGCTCTGTACATGGGAACGCCCAGCTTGTTGTCCACTTGAAAAAGTACTCTGGTAGCCCCAACCCCATACCATGGAGGTGCAACAGGATAAACAAGGAAAGTTAGAAGGGCGGTGTATGTGCATATCATAAAGGCTAAGCTATACTTCTGATAATGCTCTGGACTAAATTTCCATAATAGAAATGCGAAAATTGTCGGCGCAATGAAGTGAACGGAGTAGAATGCAGCTCCAATATAATCTAAAATGGGCATCCTATAATTCTGCTGGAGCACAAGTGATGGAACAGCTTTAAAAATCCACAGGTCAGCGGCTATGGGCTCTTGAACATGTATGAATCTAGGTACGCTGTCTATGAGCCTATTCAAAGACTCGTAAGATAGGAATGATATGATGAATGGTGAAAATGTTTTCAAAAAGCGGTTGCCATTTCCTCTATAGGAGGCATACACAAACAGGCATAGGAATAGAAGCTCCGGCCCCGGCAAAATTTTGTATGATAGGTAGAATGCTGTGAGGAAAATTGTGAAAATTGCTGGTGGTATGAATGTGTAGCTTACTCTATATTCCTTTGCCAAATCTTCACCTTTATCGCAAGGCTTATGGACTTTACAGATTTAAAACTTTCTGAGACTTCATGAAACTTTTTAAATCTTTCGGAACCTAAGGCTTTATAAAGGGTATTTGAAGACTTGATATGGAGAAGTGGTGTTTCATGCCTAAAGTTAAAGCCATGATAAGCATAGAGAATGTTGTGGCTTCTGCGACTTTGAACCAGAAGGTGGATTTGAACGCTGTTGTTAAGGGCTATCCGGGAGTGGAGTACCGTCCAGAACAGTTTCCAGGACTTGTTTTTAGGCTTAAGAGGCCGAAGACAGCCACTTTGATCTTCAATTCAGGCAAGATGGTTTGTACTGGGGCCAAATCTGAGAAGGAGGCTCGAAGGGCTGTCATGAAGGTTATTAAGGAGCTGAAGCGGGGTGGAATAATAATCATTAGCAAGCCTGAGCTGAAAATTCAGAATATTGTGGCTTCTGCGAGCCTTGGTGGTATGATAGACTTGGAGAAGGCAGCCTACACTCTTGGGAAAACCATGTATGAGCCTGAACAGTTTCCAGGGTTAATCTATAGAATGGATAATCCTAAGGTTGTTATACTGCTTTTTGCAAGTGGTAAGCTTGTCTGCACCGGGGCCAAAAGAGAACAAGACGTTTACGATGCTGTTCACAAGCTTCACGAAATATTAGAGGAGAAGGAACTGATATTCTACGAGTGAATTCGCCTGAACCTTAACGCCCTCTTTCTATCCCTTTTTAACCTGCCTCAGGATCGTCTTTAATTGCTCCTCGTTTATTGCACCTGTCTCATACAGCATTTCTGCCACTTCGCTGATTTTGAGTAGAGCGTGAAGCCTAATGCCACTTTTCTTTAGCTTTTCCTCGCCGCCTTCCTCTCTGTCTAGGAGGACAACGGCGTCGTTTACTATTCCGCCTTCAGCTGTTATGGCTTTTGCCGCCCTTCTAAGCGACAAACCAGTTGTGATTAGGTCGTCCACCAGCAGAACGCGGTCTCCGGGCGTGAGAACTCCTTCAACTCTTCTTTGTCTTCCATGGAGGCGTACGCCCTTGCGTATGTATAGAAATGGCTTTTTAAGGTTGTAGGCGACTAGGGAGGCGAAGGGTATGCCAGCCACTGGTATTCCAGCTACTCTTTGGAAGTTTTCCAAGCCTATCTTCTCTTTTACGAAGTTTGTGTAGAGATTGCAGATTTTCTGGAAGACGTCTGGAAAGCTGGGAACTATGCGCAAGTCTATATAATATGGGCTTATTTTTCCGCTTGTAAGCTTGAAGGTTCCAAATTGGAGGGCGCCAATCTTGTTTAGGATTTTACAAACTTCAGCTTTGACGTCTCCGCCGCCTTTTTCTTTAAACATCCACCTACACCTTTTTTGAAACCTGGTAAATTTTCCCAACCTCTGGGATTAGGCACGTGACCTTCGGCATTTCCCTCTTCAAAATTTCGCCGAACCTTTTTAGGTCTGCAGACGAGCCTGTATGATATGGAACAGCCACCTTAGGCTTTGTTAGTCGGGCTATTTCAACGCCTGTTTCAGGCGAAGTTCCAGGGGCAATGCCAACGGTGCAGAAGACCAAATCGAATTTTTCTCTTTCACCTATGCTTGCCATCTCTGGAAAGGGAAGGCTGTCCGCCGTATGGAAGATTTTCACACTGTCTTCGCTTGTTATTATAAAGGATATTGGCGTGGCTGCCGGCGGATGGTTACACTCTTCGGCTTTCACTGAGACTTCGCCGACCTTAACCTCAATGCCTGGCTGAACTTCGTGGAGTTTTTCCGCTGGGATTATGTTACGAAGCCTTCTTGCAGATGTTGGATCTGCTATGACCATGCACCCAGTCAGCTTGTGAACCTCTGAAACCAGCGACTGATCTAAGTGGTCGTAATGCTCATGGCTTACGAGGATGGCATCAACTTTCCGGAAGACTTTGGGCTTCACGTCCACAGGATCTACTACAAGAGTTTTCGAGGGAGTTTTTATTGTTACTCCAGCATAGCGGTTAAACCACACAAATAGAATCTCATTTTTTCCAGGGGTTTTTTCAATCGCCATATGGATTCCTCGCATTTCTAATACTTATTGCGTTCACGTCTTAAAGAACTTATGCTGCCTTTGATGGCTTATTCCTCCCCAAACATCAAACAATTATTAAGGGTTTGGAGCGGACATTTTATATTAGATACTTAATAACATTGTTTGCCGTGTTAGATAAACCATAAGTGATGATGAATGGTTGATGTTTGGCTTCCTTACGGGAAAACCGAGGTTTGCCTCCGTGTTCCAGCTCGGAACCTTTTAGGTTCTATTGAGCCGAAAGAGAAGTCCGGTGTTCCAGATGCGAGGGCGGAGGTTGAAAGAGCCTTGAAAGAGCCTATTGGCTCAAGGCGGTTGTGCGAGATTGCAAAGCCTGAGCATAGGGTGGCTGTTGTTGTTGATGATGCCACTAGACCGGCGCCGAGCCATGTTATGGTGCCTCCGCTTCTGGACGAGTTGAACAGGGCGGGCGTCAGAGATGAAAATGTGACAATTATTTTTGGTTGTGGCACGCATAGGGCTGTCACCAGTGAGGAGGCTTTTAGGCTTTTAGGCGAAGGCGTTTTAAAACGTGTTAAAGTTATAAGCCACGACTGCAAGGCTCCAGACCTTGTTTATATAGGCACAACTTCCAAGTATGGCACAAAAGTTTATTTGAACCGTGTTTTTGCAGAGGCTGACCTAAAAATTTTGACAGGTGATGTTTGCTTCCACTATTATGCTGGTTATGGCGGTGGCAGAAAAAGCGTCTTGCCCGGGGTTGCTGGCGAAGAAACGATTAAAGCTAATCATGCCATGCTCTTGCATCCAAACGCTAAAACCGGTGTTCTGGATGGAAATCCAGTTCATGAGGATATGGTGGAGGCTGCGAGGATGGCTAGGGTTGATTTCATCCTTAATGTTGTGGTTAACAGTAAAGGCGAGGTTGTTAGGGCTTTCGCCGGCGACATGGAGCAAGCCTTCCGTGAAGGCGTTAAGCTTGTGGATGAGATGTACCGCATACCAGTGGACCGAAGAGCCGACATAGTTGTCGTAAGTCCTGGCGGGCATCCATTTGACGTGAACCTTTTCCAAGCCTATAAGGGCGTTGACAGCGCATTGGAAGTTGTCAAGCGGGGCGGCGTTATAATCTTGGCGGCTGAATGTCCGGAAGGACATGGAAACCAAGTTTTCTATGATTGGATGGTTAAGTTTAAGGACCTAAAAGCCGTGGAGAGGGAGATTAGGCGCAACTTTGTTTTGGGTGGGCATAAAGCCTACTATCTGATGAAGGCTTTGCAGAAAGCCCAAATAATCCTCGTATCAGCCATGCCAGACTATTATGCAGCAAACGTTTTTAGACTCAAAACGGCGCGAACAGTGAATGAAGCCCTTAACGAGGCGTTCAAGATAGTAGGGGAAAACGCGAAGGTTTGGGTTATGCCTTACGGGAATTTAACACTTCCAGAGGTTAAGGCAAGCGAATAAATGCTTAATCTGTTTCGGAAAAACTTTAAAGTAGGAATGCAAACCTAACCATTAAAACCGTGGGAGTAAAAGGAGCTTGCAGCAAACATATACATTGCGGAAGTTTACACCAAAAGACCTTGAACGCGTAATGTATATCAACCGTGTCTGCCTCCCGGAAAATTATGGCGACTACTTTTTCATGGACTTGTATAACCGTTTTCCAGAAACCTTCATAGTAGCTGAGGGGAACGGCGAAATTGTTGGCTATGTCATGTGCCGCATTGAGCTTGGCCTGTCAAACTTTGGTTTCAGCGGCTTCATCAAAAAGGGGCACATAGTCTCAATTGCTGTCATGCCAGAACACAGGCGAAGGGGCATAGGTGAAGCCCTGGTGACAAAAGCCTTGGAAGGGATGCGCATATACAACGCCAAACAAGCCTTCTTGGAAGTTAGGGTTTCCAACATGCCAGCCATAAGCCTATACAAAAAATTGGGCTTTAAGGTTACAAGGACAATCCGTGGCTATTATTCGGATGGTGAAGACGCCTACGTAATGAGCAGGGAACTATAGCTGCTGCAATTACAATTAGAAAAATGATGGGAGATTAGGGCTGCAAGCCTAGTTTTTCGTAAATCCTTTTCCTGTTCTCCTCGACGGTTTTTGCCACGTCCATGAAGAGGTTGTTTCCATGGGAGTCTATAGCCACTGTTAATGGTCCAAAGTCTTCAACCTCGAAAATCCATAGGGCTTCTGGCGTGCCGAGATCAAGCCACTCCACGCCCTTAACATTCTTTATGGCTTTAGCCGCCAGTATTGCCGCTCCGCCCGTAAAGGCTCCATAGACGGCTCCATACTTTGCCATGGCATCCGTTGTCCTTTTTCCCATTCCACCCTTGCCTATTACGACTCGGACCTTGAAGTTTTTGATAAACTCGTCTTCGAATATGTCCATTCTTGTGCTTGTTGTTGGACCGGCGGCAACGGCAACCCATTTATCGCCTTCCTTGCTCACCACTGGTCCGCAGTGGAAAACCGCCAAACCTTCAAGGTTTATGGGTAGGGGTTTTCCCTGTTTAAAGTATTCTAGGGCTCGCCTATAGGCTTGGTCTCTGGCCGTCACTATGGTTCCAGTTATGTATATGACGTCGTTAACCTTTAACTTGCGGATTTCCTCTTCTGAAATGGGTGTTTTAAGGTGGTAAACCGCCATTTCCCTTTTCACCTCACACCAAACCTTTATGGGTTAAATACTCAACACTTCCGTCGGCGTGGATTCTTGCTGTGGCTCTTCTGGCAGCCCAACAGTTGAAGGCAACTGCCGCTGGGAAGGAGGCTGGATGCCTGAAAGCATATTCAACATGCACGCTCAAGACTGTTGTTTTTCCGCCCAGACCCATCGGACCGATTCCAGTCATATTAGCGGCTTCATAAAGCTCTTTTTCAAGTTTCGCTATCTCTGGGTTCGGGTTAGGCTGGTCCAAAGGCCTCAAAAGAGCCTTTTTGGCGAGTTTCATGGCTATGTCTGCTCCTCCGCCCATGGCAACCCCAAGAATTGTTGGCGGGCAAGGCTGGGCTCCAGCCTTTATGACGGCCTCTATTACGAACTTTTTCAGCCCGTTTATGCCTTCGCCCGGCACAAGCATTCCGGTTATGCAGACGTTTTCTGAACCGCCGCCCTTTGTCATAACAGTCAATTCGAGGCTGTCACCGGGTGCTATTTCCCAGTTTATGTATGGTATAAACCTTCCAGTGTTGTCCCCGCTGTTCTTTTGGGTGAAGGGGTCAACAGCGTTAGGTCTCAACGGAATCTCCTTCGTGGCTCTTCTCGTCGCTTTAACAAGGGCTTCCTCAATTTTGTCAAGGTTTTTAACTTCTGCTCCTGCTTGGGCATAGAATATTATTGTTCCTGTGTCTTGGCATACTGGTGCCTTGTATTTTTCGGCTAGTTCTATGTTGTCCAGTATGGCCTTCAACTGGGTTTTTCCAGCTTCGGTTGTTTCCTCCGCATAAGCCTTCTTTAAGGCTTTTTTCACGTCTTCTGGAAGGTATATGACGGCTTGTTTTAGAAGGTTAAAAGCTACATCTTCAACAATTTTGCCTATTTCCAAACTTCTCCCTCAATTCTATGATGCTTTCGGCGAAACCTTCTCTTATGGATTTTATAAAAAAGTTTCCAAAGGTTTGAGAGTTTTCAAACATGAAGCCTCATTTACTTTAACTCATCTCTCCCAGTGCAGAAGTGCAACATTTCTCGTTTGCTTTAAATACTGCAAAAAATAAAACACACACGGGAAGTTTATGTCAGAGGAAGAAGGCGGAGGCGCAGAAAAACCACGCTATGAAACCCTTGAAGACCTTCCTGGAATTGGTCCATCAACAGCCCAGAAGTTGAGGGAGTTGGGCTTCCACACGGTGGAGTCTCTTGCCATGGCGACAGTTCGCGAGCTTGAACCAGCCGGCATAAGCGAGAAGAAGGCTCTAGCCATAATAAGTGCCGCCCGCTCATCAATTGGCATAGCCTTTATCCGCGCCGACGAACTTTTGAAAATGCGTCAAAACGTTTTGAGGCTCACCACCGGAAGCAAAGCCCTAGACAAGCTTTTGGACGGCGGCTTAGAAACACAGACCATAACGGAGTTTTACGGTGAATATGGTAGCGGAAAAAGCCAAATCTGCCACCAGCTTTGCGTGAACGTGCAACTTCCGCCGGAGCGGGGTGGGCTTGACGGCGCGGCATTATACATAGACACTGAAAACACCTTCAGAACTGAGCGCATTGTGCAGATGGCTCGCCACTTAGGACTTGACCCGCAAAATGTTGTTAAGAACATTATTTATGCGGAAGCCTACACTTCTGACCATCAAATGTTCCTTTTGGAAAATGCGGACGAAGTGATAAAGGAGAACAATGTTAAACTCATTATAGTTGACTCTTTAACGGCGCATTTCAGAAGTGAATATCTAGGGAGGGAAATGCTTGCGGCTAGACAGCAGAAACTCAACAAGCACATGCACAAGCTAATACGATTGGCAAGAGCCTTCAACGCCGTAGCCGTAGTAACAAACCAGGTAATGGCCAAGCCGGACATGTTTTTCGGAGACGCCATCCATCCAGTCGGCGGGCACATCGTTGGGCATACAAGCCACACACGCATATACCTTAGAAAGGCTTCCCATGGTCCAGTTCGCATAGCCCGCCTAGTTTCAAGTCCATACCTGCCAGAAGGGGAGGAAATCTTTAAAATAACAGAGAACGGTATAGAGGACGTTTCCGAAGAGGAGAAAACAAAACCCAGTGGTCGCTAAAGATGCCTGTGCCCCAAGCCCTAGTCACAAGGTTTTTCCAGCTAATCCTAAACAAACAGTTCGCCGAAGCGGAACGCGAACTGGAAAGGCTTAAACAGAAAATGCAAAAGACGGAATGGAACAGAGGCTACTTCAGAGCCTTATATGGCATGCTTATTGTGAGACGCTCCAATAATAGCGACTCTTACGCCTTCTTTTCAAAGCTGGACATAGCTAATAAAGAAGCCTTGCAAGGATTTAGGCGGGAATTCTTAAACCATGTGAAAAACAGGCTCCACGGCGACTTCGATAGGGGGTTCTTCGCTGCTTGGGCAGACTTCACCCGCGTGGCAAGCAAACTCAGCATCAGCGATGCCGCTGGAAATAAAGGCATATCTTCGGAAAGGGAGGAAGCAAGAAAACTTCTGGAAGACGAGAACCAAGCAACCATAGAAGACTTTATAGATTGAAATTTAAACAGTGCCCTAAAAATTGAGAGCTATAGTGTAGAAGAGCACCCAGAACACAAGCCATGAAAGGAAGTATATGCCCATCCCCGTTGTGAAGATTTTTTGAGGCTTCTCCACTTTAAGAATAAACTTTGGTTTAATCACATAGTAGGATAAAATGTAAACAATCAACGCGAAGGCTATGCCATTCAACAGAACAGTTAAGTTGAACTCGGTGCTAATAAACCCCACAGCCTGCTCGTATCCAATGCAGACTAGGGCTGCCACTATGCCGAGGATAAACCTTAACCAATATAGCGCTTCCAGCGGTCTCATTTAGCCCACTTTTGGAACTTCTACACATGTATCAGATTTAAATTTGACTGTCTAAAACGGCGCAGAGCCGTGTAGCCACCTATGTTGTACACGTGAGTCGATAATCTTATAAGAGAGATCATAACCTCTCATTAAGGCTAGTGATACCATGCACCGGAACCCTATGT
This window harbors:
- the rimI gene encoding ribosomal protein S18-alanine N-acetyltransferase, whose product is MQQTYTLRKFTPKDLERVMYINRVCLPENYGDYFFMDLYNRFPETFIVAEGNGEIVGYVMCRIELGLSNFGFSGFIKKGHIVSIAVMPEHRRRGIGEALVTKALEGMRIYNAKQAFLEVRVSNMPAISLYKKLGFKVTRTIRGYYSDGEDAYVMSREL
- the pyrE gene encoding orotate phosphoribosyltransferase, yielding MFKEKGGGDVKAEVCKILNKIGALQFGTFKLTSGKISPYYIDLRIVPSFPDVFQKICNLYTNFVKEKIGLENFQRVAGIPVAGIPFASLVAYNLKKPFLYIRKGVRLHGRQRRVEGVLTPGDRVLLVDDLITTGLSLRRAAKAITAEGGIVNDAVVLLDREEGGEEKLKKSGIRLHALLKISEVAEMLYETGAINEEQLKTILRQVKKG
- a CDS encoding TATA-box-binding protein gives rise to the protein MPKVKAMISIENVVASATLNQKVDLNAVVKGYPGVEYRPEQFPGLVFRLKRPKTATLIFNSGKMVCTGAKSEKEARRAVMKVIKELKRGGIIIISKPELKIQNIVASASLGGMIDLEKAAYTLGKTMYEPEQFPGLIYRMDNPKVVILLFASGKLVCTGAKREQDVYDAVHKLHEILEEKELIFYE
- the radA gene encoding DNA repair and recombination protein RadA; protein product: MSEEEGGGAEKPRYETLEDLPGIGPSTAQKLRELGFHTVESLAMATVRELEPAGISEKKALAIISAARSSIGIAFIRADELLKMRQNVLRLTTGSKALDKLLDGGLETQTITEFYGEYGSGKSQICHQLCVNVQLPPERGGLDGAALYIDTENTFRTERIVQMARHLGLDPQNVVKNIIYAEAYTSDHQMFLLENADEVIKENNVKLIIVDSLTAHFRSEYLGREMLAARQQKLNKHMHKLIRLARAFNAVAVVTNQVMAKPDMFFGDAIHPVGGHIVGHTSHTRIYLRKASHGPVRIARLVSSPYLPEGEEIFKITENGIEDVSEEEKTKPSGR
- a CDS encoding fumarate hydratase, with the translated sequence MEIGKIVEDVAFNLLKQAVIYLPEDVKKALKKAYAEETTEAGKTQLKAILDNIELAEKYKAPVCQDTGTIIFYAQAGAEVKNLDKIEEALVKATRRATKEIPLRPNAVDPFTQKNSGDNTGRFIPYINWEIAPGDSLELTVMTKGGGSENVCITGMLVPGEGINGLKKFVIEAVIKAGAQPCPPTILGVAMGGGADIAMKLAKKALLRPLDQPNPNPEIAKLEKELYEAANMTGIGPMGLGGKTTVLSVHVEYAFRHPASFPAAVAFNCWAARRATARIHADGSVEYLTHKGLV
- the larA gene encoding nickel-dependent lactate racemase encodes the protein MVDVWLPYGKTEVCLRVPARNLLGSIEPKEKSGVPDARAEVERALKEPIGSRRLCEIAKPEHRVAVVVDDATRPAPSHVMVPPLLDELNRAGVRDENVTIIFGCGTHRAVTSEEAFRLLGEGVLKRVKVISHDCKAPDLVYIGTTSKYGTKVYLNRVFAEADLKILTGDVCFHYYAGYGGGRKSVLPGVAGEETIKANHAMLLHPNAKTGVLDGNPVHEDMVEAARMARVDFILNVVVNSKGEVVRAFAGDMEQAFREGVKLVDEMYRIPVDRRADIVVVSPGGHPFDVNLFQAYKGVDSALEVVKRGGVIILAAECPEGHGNQVFYDWMVKFKDLKAVEREIRRNFVLGGHKAYYLMKALQKAQIILVSAMPDYYAANVFRLKTARTVNEALNEAFKIVGENAKVWVMPYGNLTLPEVKASE
- a CDS encoding FumA C-terminus/TtdB family hydratase beta subunit; the encoded protein is MAVYHLKTPISEEEIRKLKVNDVIYITGTIVTARDQAYRRALEYFKQGKPLPINLEGLAVFHCGPVVSKEGDKWVAVAAGPTTSTRMDIFEDEFIKNFKVRVVIGKGGMGKRTTDAMAKYGAVYGAFTGGAAILAAKAIKNVKGVEWLDLGTPEALWIFEVEDFGPLTVAIDSHGNNLFMDVAKTVEENRKRIYEKLGLQP
- a CDS encoding chromatin protein Cren7, with protein sequence MPKAKQNICPECGTEVKDPYKTWELIAPFPDKKMRITLTIFGMYECPKCGKKFKGIVSKAKLGAEGIEI
- a CDS encoding phosphatase PAP2 family protein, which codes for MAKEYRVSYTFIPPAIFTIFLTAFYLSYKILPGPELLFLCLFVYASYRGNGNRFLKTFSPFIISFLSYESLNRLIDSVPRFIHVQEPIAADLWIFKAVPSLVLQQNYRMPILDYIGAAFYSVHFIAPTIFAFLLWKFSPEHYQKYSLAFMICTYTALLTFLVYPVAPPWYGVGATRVLFQVDNKLGVPMYRAIYDYIGVNPFAAFPSLHSAFPWIIALFAIKAWRKKALPILIFPFMVWFSAVYLGEHYVIDIVGGVAYATLAFIIACNKDRLKEVSILNIDVITPVLNRLGEGKLPVHQRREPIYVTSVWRILC
- a CDS encoding chorismate-binding protein: MAKCPKCGTVVNTPKKKWTMAGRPDKSGKRMQLEIGLFDCPKCKKPFREVLSKKKV
- a CDS encoding signal peptidase I; translation: MATQTLKKLWKNEYFQTAITIILILIIVFGFYYGAQAALGTEYPALAVASGSMLPTLNIGDLIIVQKIDPAKIKADPEGLTGDILVYKRGDELIVHRAVNIRPAENGIYLITTRGDNTFTNDPEWSSTQLVGKVIARIPAIGNLPLFLHSERNMYILFLALIIILIILMLPFGSQEGKEAQKERQPTERKLFSKISLNLLFYTIINIILLGLIIFSLWGSLTFWQPGAGNRGDWVTIYGMFSDKHFHEQFSNKVYLYQGFLTYQINYIVDNGTRQGIPTFSWFQFLLATLAVYNAWKLYNVLKTYKARKPTTREANV
- a CDS encoding MBL fold metallo-hydrolase, translated to MAIEKTPGKNEILFVWFNRYAGVTIKTPSKTLVVDPVDVKPKVFRKVDAILVSHEHYDHLDQSLVSEVHKLTGCMVIADPTSARRLRNIIPAEKLHEVQPGIEVKVGEVSVKAEECNHPPAATPISFIITSEDSVKIFHTADSLPFPEMASIGEREKFDLVFCTVGIAPGTSPETGVEIARLTKPKVAVPYHTGSSADLKRFGEILKREMPKVTCLIPEVGKIYQVSKKV